A window of the Cicer arietinum cultivar CDC Frontier isolate Library 1 chromosome 6, Cicar.CDCFrontier_v2.0, whole genome shotgun sequence genome harbors these coding sequences:
- the LOC140920639 gene encoding uncharacterized protein yields the protein MKKKWRRRNLKPVFSLSSTPTGVETPDVIDLRKQQRKEPERPLYQVLEEKEEKLAPGTLLGTTHTYVVGTGTQEKSGAKRVRMKSFALLFFRVRGLCTVSGVKFKEDKMCQLELPGSASGI from the exons atgaagaagaaatgGAGGAGGAGGAACTTGAAGCCGGTATTCAGTCTGTCAAG CACACCCACTGGGGTGGAGACACCTGATGTTATTGACCTTCGAAAGCAACAGAGGAAGGAACCTGAAAGGCCTCTTTATCAA GTCCTTGAAGAAAAGGAGGAAAAACTTGCTCCCGGAACTTTGCTTGGAACTACACACAC GTATGTGGTTGGCACTGGCACCCAGGAAAAGTCAGGGGCTAAAAGGGTAAGAATGAAGAGTTTCGCTCTCTTATTTTTTAGGGTAAGGGGGCTATGTACG GTCTCAGGAGTTAAGTTTAAGGAAGATAAGATGTGCCAGTTAGAATTACCAGGATCTGCCAGCGGTATTTGA